GCGGTGGCGGTGGGTCTGTTCCTGTCGGTGCTGCTGCACGAGATGGCGCACACCCTCTATGCGCTGCGGCATGGCGGCGAGGTGCACGGCATCACGCTGATGATTGTGGGAGGCGTGTCGGAGCTGGCGGAGGTGCCCAAGCGTCCCCGGGACGAGGCGGTGATGGCGCTGGTGGGGCCGCTGACGAGCCTGGGACTGGCGGCGTTCCTGGGCGCGCTGACGTGGTTGGTGCACGGCCTGGGGATGTTCCAGGTGCAGTTCGCGCTCTTCACGCTGGCGATGCTCAACGCGGTGCTGGGGGGCTTCAACCTGTTGCCGGCATTCCCCATGGACGGAGGCCGCATCGTGCGCGCGGCGCTGACGCCAAGGCTGGGGCTGTTGCGGGCGACGCGGGTGGCGGCGGGGCTGGGGCGGATGTTCGCGGTGTTGTTCGGTGTGTGGGGGCTGGTGACGCTGAACCCGTTCACGCTGGTGGTGGCGTTCTTCGTGCTGATGGGGGCGGAAGGGGAGTCGCGGCAGGTGCGGATGAAGGCGCTGCTGGAGCGCGTGAATGTGGAGGCGCTGATGACGCCCCGGATGGTGGGCGTGGACCTGGACCTGTCGATGCAGGACGCGCACTGGGCGCTCAGGCACGAGCACGTGAGCATGTTGCCGGTGACGAGCGCGGGGCGGCCGGTGGGGCGGGTGACGTGGGCGGCGGCGCAGGCGGTGCCGGAGGCGCAGCGCGGAGGCTACGTGGTGCGCGACGCGATGGAGGACGGCGTGGTGGCGGACCTGCGCGAGGACGGGTGGGCGGCGCTGCGGAGGATGGCGGAGGCGCGCGTGCCCATGGCCGCGGTGGTGGATGAGGAGGGGCTGCTCGCGGGGACGCTGGACTGGAATGACATCCAGCGAGGGATGGCGCGGGCGGAGGAGGCGGAGCGCCAGCGGTCGGGGCCGGGCTGGCCTCGTGAGCGGACGGCGTAGGTTGGAAACGCGGTGCTTTCAGGTCTGTATGACGCGCTCAACAGAGAGCGTGAGCTGCGTGAGGAGAACGAGCGGTTCAAGAAGGAGGAGAACTCCATCGATCATGCCTACGCGACGCTTCTCTCCAACGGAGAGGTGGGGAAGACGCCGTTCCGGCGCAAGCGGGTCTTCCGCTTGCGGCATGAGGACATGGACATGGTGGTCGAGCTCTTCAAGGGCCCCGGGAAGGCAGCCGCCGTGGTGACGTTGCGGAACACCGTGCTCCAGGAGCCGTGGCGGTTCGAAGCGGCCTCCGTGACCCGTGAACTCTCTCCCACGGAGCGCCCGTTCGCGTTGCGCATGGAACGGCCGGTCATCGTCCCTGGCCAGTCAGGAAGGATCGCCGTCGTCGTGGACAGGAGTTCCTTCGAACTGGAGGGTGGTCAGTTGGCGGATCTGGCCCTCCAGATCTTCCGTGCGGATGGGCTCCTCCAGGTCGCCGTGGCGATGGAACATGCACTCGTTCGGCAGTAGAAAAGTCGCCCCCATGCCCACGACACAGGCCCTGCTGCTCGGCACTTTTGTCCTGCTTGCTGCGTCTTCCGGATGTACCAGCAGCGGAGTGTCGCTGCGCCCGGACGGAACTCCGGGGCCGCAGGAGTGCTCGGAGGAAGCCAATCGGACGATGCGTGCCTTGAAGTTGCGTGTGGGGGACGCGCAATTGGTCGAGCTGGACGCGAACCAGATTGGTTCACGGCGTCCCACGCTCTACGACGGTCCGATTGAAAGCATCCTCGAGGATGACTTCGGCACGCTGGAGGCGACGACCCGTTTGTATGGGCAGGTCTGGACGAGCGGCCCGCAGGTCGTCATCCGGTACTACGAGGCCCATCCACCGGACAGCGAGAAGTTCCCCATCTGTGCCGTGGCCCGGCTCAGCCAGGACCAGATGCGGAAGAGTCCAGACTCGAAGCCTGGGATGGCGATTCTCGAAGGCTCCACCGCGGCGGCCTACGTCGTTGATGCGTTCCGGTAGGGGACGGCGTCGCGCTCCGGGTGAATAGGTCCACTCTGGCCACGTCGGGATAGGTGTCTCCCACAAGGAAGCCCCATGAAGAGCCTGCTGGTTGGAATGATGTTGGCGTCGACGCTGGGTGCCGGTCCCTCGAAGACGGTGGAACTGGTGGGCACGGTGCACAGCGAGGACATCGGCAACCAGAGCTCCCGCCGGACCACGTGGCTGCCCACGCAGCCCAAGCGCATCGAGCAGTTCGAGTTCCACCTGAAGCGGCCCATGAAGGCCGTGCAGTTGGAGTACCAGTGCCACCTCCAGGACATCGGTGATTCAGGGGGGCTGCCCGAGGGCACGCCCTGCGGAACACAGGGCGAGTCACGGCGCCTGGAGGCCTTCGGCATCCGGCTGCGCGGCGAAGGGGCGCACCTGTACACCGTGCGCTACTGGTGCAAGGTGGAGGGCATGGAGCGCCCCATGGGCCCGCTCACGGACGGCGCGATGTGCGGCACCACGGGCGAGAGCCGCAAGCTGTTGGGCATGCAGGTGGAGCTGGTGCGCAAGTAGCCGCGCTCAGTTCTTCTCCGGCAGTGACCAGTTCATCTGGAACCGATGCGCGCCGTTGGGGGCGCTGTCCAGCCAGCCGGTGATGCTGTCGCTCTTCGCGAGCAGGGGGCCCAGCTCCGTGCTCGCTCCGAAGAACGCGGCCAGGCGCTCGTCGCCCATCACGTCCATCAGCGACACCTGGGACAGGCCCCTGGCCAGCTTCTTCGGATCCAGGGTGAACTCCACCGCGCGCTTCAGCGGCCCGCCCTTCTCCGGCAGTGACGCGAGCAGCGTCTGCGTCACCGTGGAGTCATTGCCGAACACCAGCTGCTTGCCCTTGAGGCGTACGTAGACGCTGCCGCCCTTGGCCTCCATCGCGTAGCCGTCCTCCAGCGCCTTGGCTCCCGGGAACTTCGCCAGCGGGGCCAGCGCCGCCTTCACCGCCGCCGCGTCTGTCACCTCCGCCGCCAGCGCCTGCTTCGCCGCGAAGAAGCGCACCTCCGGCTTGCGCAACGAACCGCGCACCGCCACCGAATCCACGCCGAACAACACCTGCCCCGTCAGCTGCTTCGCCAGCGCGTCCGTCACCGCCTTCACGTCCTCCGCCGGGCACGTGGGACACACCGTCCGCACCGCGTCCGCCACGGACTCCACCGCCTGCGCCACGCCCGTGGGCGCCACCTGCGCCCTGGCGAAGAGCAGGCCCGCGGGGGACATGGCGCCGTAGGGGCTCGTGCCCTTCGTCTGGAAGGGCGGCAGTGGCAGCTTCGCCGCCGTGCCCTCCACCTTCAGCCCCGTCGCCGTGCCGTCCAGCGCCACCACGCCGTCCTTCGTGGACACGAACAGCACGCCCGGCACCGCGGCCATCCTCGCGTCCGCGGCCGGCGCCTTCTGCGCCACCAGCTTCGCGGCCTCCTTGCGGAGCGCGTCGTCCGAATCCGTGCTCAGGAAGGCACAGGCCTCCTGGCCCTTGATGACATAGCCGCCGAAGCCGCCCGTGGCGCTGGGGGCTCGCAGCGTCGTCACGCCCTTCACCGTGCCCGCCTTCACGTCGCCGTTGCGCGCGAGCACGTTCGCCGTCGCTTCCTGGAACACCTTCGCGTCCTTCACCCGCGTGCACGCGATGCGGCCGTCCTTCCGCATGGACACCGTCAGCGGCCCCGTCACGTCGATGCCCTGCGCCTCCATCACCTCCGGCTTCCCGAGGTCCAACTGCAGGATGGGGTGCAGCTCGCCGCGCCAGGCCTCCGGGTTCAGCATCTGCGAGTACGCCCCGGCGCGCGTCAGGAACGCGTTCAACCCCTGGAGCTGATCCAACTGCGGAGCGTGGAGGACCGTCACCGTGGAGGCGGCGACGCGAGGCGCGGGTGCGGCCGCCAGCGTGGCGGCAAGTGCGAGGGCGAGCATGCCCCCACCTGAAAGCGCCCCACCGCCCCTGTCAAGGCACTCCCACCCGGGACGCCCACCACCAACGTCCGCGCGGCGCCCCGCTCGCCCTACGCCGGAAGACGCCCCGCGTTGGCCCAGTCAATCATCCGCTCCGCCAGCTCCTCCGCGTTGCGGCGCAGGTAGGCCAGCTGCAACACCTCGTCGTCCGTGCACGCCAGCGCCATGCGCACCCGCAGGCCGTCCACGAACCGCAGCACCTGCCCGATGCTCAGCGACGCCCGGTCCTCCAGCGCCCCCGCGAACCCCGCCACCTCCGCCTCCGCCGTGAAGCCCTCCGCCAGCAGCGCCGCGACGAGCACCGACCGCGCCACCCGGTGCTCGCGCGCCCTCGCGTCCTGAAGCTGGAGCCGCCACGGCTGCGCCTCCCAGCGCGGCGCGCCCCCGACGTTCGCCACCAGCTCCCGCCCGCCCTGTGTCGGCGATTCCATCGCTCGCATCATCCGTGCCCCCTCTTCCATCGAGACCTGGGTCCATCCACGGGCGTGACCGGCAGCCTTCCTCCCGTCCACGAGCAGGGCTCGCGAATGAGCGGCTTTCCGGAAAAGACGCATTCCGCCTGTTTTCTTGCCCGCCCGGAGGGATGCTTGGACTGTCATTCGCGGACGCTCCCGTGCAGGTGGAAAGCCTCTCGCCGGCGCCGTCTCCAAGTCGCCGGCGAGAGGTCACCGGGGGGACCGGTGTCTTCCTGCTTTGAGGGATTGTCGCGGGGCGGTGCGAGTGGATTGCGCCCCCCGGTGCGGGGGCGGATGTTCACGTCGGGACAGTGAGCGGCCCTCGGGACGGATTGGGGGAAAGCCGGGATTTACCGCATCCTCCGGAGTCCGGTTCAGGGGGACGGGGTGGTCGGCCACGTCTTTGTCGGGACCGTCACGGCCTTCCGGGGGGAAGCCACCATGTCGAATCTGCTCGACCTGCCGCGTCAGGCGTTGATGGATTTGCGCTCGCGTCTCAGGCACCTGCCGCTCGTGTCCCATCTGCACCGCCGGCACGCGCCCAACAGCCTGTCCCTGTCCAGTCCGGCGCCGCAAGACTCCGTCCTGGCGGATCCGCAACGCGTGGAGATGTGGCGCCGCGCGGTGGAGCGCTACGTGCGTCCCAACCAGGTGGTGGTGGACGTGAAGGCCGGCACCGGCCTGCGCACCTTCCTCGCCGCGCACCAGAACCCGCGCAAGCTGTACGCGGTGGATGACTCGCGTCTGTTGGACACCACGCAGTGGGTGGCCCGCCGCAACGGCCTGGACCGCATCGACTTCGTGCGCGAGCCCACCTGGCACTTCCAGCCGCAGGAGAAGGCGGACGTGCTGCTGCACGAGCTCCTGGGAGATGCGCTGCTCGACGCGGGGCTCGTGCCCCGGATGCTGGATTTGCGCACGCGCCTGCTCAAGCCCGGCGGCCGCATCCTCCCCAACCGCTTCGAGGTCTACGTGGAGCCCGTGCAGCTGCGCGAGGAGGCGTGCGTCCCGTTCATCTGGACGCAGCACCTGCCCCACGTGGACTTCCGCTGCCTCCAGTCGCTGCGCGAGGCGATGAGCCCGTCGTACTTCACGCGGCTGGTGCGCTCGTATGAGGTGGACCACCTGCTGTGTGAACCGGAGCCCGCGTTCGGGTTCGACCTGGAGACGATGCGCGCGGAGGGGCTGCCCTCGCGCGTGCGCATCCAGCGGCCGGTGGAGGAGGACGGGCGGGTGGATGGCTTCTGCCTCTTCTACAAGGTCGCCTTCGACGCGGAGCTGGCCTTCGACGTGTCCCCCATGCGCGAGCGCAACACGACGGCGATGACGCTCCTGCGCGTGGAGCCTCGCGAGTTCAGCCGCTACGACACGCTGGACTTCGAACTGGAGCTGCCCAATCCGTCCGACCCGCGCACCTGGCGGTGGCAGTTCACCTGACGGCAGTGCCGGAGCCCGGAGTGATGCCCGGTGGACAGCCGTCCTGTCGCCGGGTGTCGCCGGAGGTGGGCGCACTGCCTAGCTTGCAGGGCGCATGCGACCGTTCCGACTCCTCGTCCTGCTTCTCGTTTCCCTCGCCGCGCTGCCCGCGGCGGCCCAGGCTCCCCGCACCGTCGCGGGCGTGTGTGGCCGCACCAACTGGGTCTGTGTGTCGGAGTGCATCGACGCGGAGTGCGTCGACAAGTGCATGCGCGAGGGGTGTGAGGACGCGCTCAAGCGGCTGAAGGCCTGCACCAGCAAGGCGGCGTGCGCGCCGGACGACACGGCGTGCGCGGCGAAGTCGTGCGGGCTCACCTGCGAGAAGTCCTTCGAGCCCGCGCCCAAGAGCCCGGAGAAGCTGGTGACGAACCCGTGCGAGGGCGACAAGGCGCCCAAGGGCACGGCGGTTCCGGAAGAGCTGGTGGGCACGTGGGTGCTGTCCGCGGCGAGCATCCCGGACACGGAGCAGGGGGAGGAAGAGCGCATCGACGTGCAGCCCCGGTCCGACTACGCGCGGGCGTTGCAGATCACTCCGAGTGGGTGCTTCGTGATGCGGACGAAGCTGGATGACGCGACGCTCGGGCGCGGCAGCACGCTGGATGTTCGCGCGTGGGGCCGGCTGGAGGTGAAGGACCAGAAGCACCTGGCGCTGCGCACGCAGGATGGTCAGGCGGTGGGGCCGGTGTGCGGCAAGGAGCGCGTGGTTCCCCTGACCCAGGGCAAGTTCAAGGGCGGGGACTTCACGTACGTCATTGAAGAGAAGGACTCGCTCGTCCTCACGGTGCCGGGCGCCACCCGGCAGACGTTCCAGTTCGAACGGGAGAAGCAGGAGGCGCCGGAGCCGCAACCCAAGCCTTGAGGAGGACCTTGCCCCCATGGGGGCGCACGGGTGAGAAGGACGCCATGGCAGGTCGCGAGCGGATGGCGAGCATGGACGCGGCGTGGCTCCAGATGGAGGAGCCCGCGAACCTGATGATGATCACCGCGGTGCTGTGGTTCGACGGCGCCGTGGACCTGGAGCGCCTGCGCGCGGTGGTGCGCGAGCGGCTGGTGGAGCGCTACCCCCGCTTCCGGCAGCGCGTGGTGCCCGGACCGCTGGGCGCGCCGCACTGGGAGGACGCGCCGGACTTCGAGCTGGAGGAGCACCTGTCCACGCTGCGCGTGCCGGAGTCGGCGGGACGCGCGGGGCTGGAGGCGCTCGTCGGGGACTGGCTGGGCGTGCCGTTGGAACGCTCCCGTCCGTTGTGGCACTTCCACCTGGTGCGGGGCGCGCAGGGTGGGGACGTGCTGCTCGCGCGGCTGCACCACTGCATCGCGGATGGCATCGCGCTCGCGCGGGTGCTGCTGTCCCTCACGGATCCGGTGGACGCGGGCGCTGACGTGGCGCGGACCGCCGCGTCGGGAGCGGATGCGGAGGCCCACGCGGCAGGAATGCAGGAGCGTGCTGCCGAGCCGGGCGCGGATGCGGAGGCACGCGAGGCACGTACCTCCACACCAGGAGAGCTGGAGGCTCGGCATGAAGACTCCGGCTCGGTGACGCCTTCCGAGGCGGCGAGGCGGCCCGGCGCCCCAGGCTGGCTGCGCTTCGCCCGGGGGGCCCGCTCCGCGCTGCGCAAGGGCGCGGAAATGGTGCGTGAGCCCATCCTCGCGGGGGACCTCGTGCGCGAGGGAGCGAAGGGCGCGGCGGCATTGGGCAAGCTGTTGGTGCTGCCTCCCGACCCTCGCTCTCCTCTGCGTGGACCGTTGAGTCCCCGGAAGCTCGCCGCGTGGTCGGAGCCCATTGAGCTGGAGCGGGTGAAGGCCGTGGGCCGGACCCTGGGCGGCACGGTGAATGACGTGCTGCTCACGGCGGTGACAGGCGCGCTGCGTCGCTACCTGGCCACTCGGGACGCCCCGCTGGAGGACGTGCACGCGCTGGTGCCGGTGAACCTGCGGCCCCTGGATGTGCCGGTGCCTCGCGAGCTGGGCAACCGCTTCGGCGTGGTGTTCCTGCGGCTCCCCGTGCACCTGGCGGAGCCGCGCCGCCGCTTGCGCGAAGTGACGAAGCGGATGGAGCACCTCAAGCGCTCGCCGGAGGCCGTGGTGACGTCCGGTGTGCTGGAGCTGCTGGGCCGCACGCCCGCGGCGCTGGAGCGCGCCGTCGTGGACGTGATGGGCACCAAGGCGTCGCTCGTCGCCACCAACGTGCCCGGGCCGCGCCAGCCGGTGTCGCTCGCGGGCAGCCGGCTTCGGGGACTCACGTTCTGGGTCCCCCAGGCCGGCCACGTGGGCCTGGGGGTCAGCCTCTTCAGCTACTCGGGACAGGTGACCGTGGGCGTGGCCTCGGATGCGTCACGCGTGCCCGACCCGGGGGCCATCGTCGCCGCGTTCCAGGAGGAGCTGGACTCGCTGGCGACGCTGGCTCCCTGACGCGCTACTTCGCGAAGACCTTGTGCGGGTCGTACTTGCCGCGCACGTCCTTGAGCTTCGCGCGGATGGCGTCCGGCCAGGCGCTGTCGAAGTGCTGCGCGTCACGGACCTTGCCCATGAAGTTGATGCTCATCTCCGGCGACAGCCACGGCTTCAGCTCCGCGCGCAGGCCCTCCGTGGCGCCGGGCAGCACCGTCTCGAACAGCGGCGGGTGCATGCCCACCAGACCGACGATGAAGTTGCCGCCGCGGCCGCCCACCGCGGAGCCGCCCGCCACGTCCTTCTGGCTGGCGCCGCCCAGGTGCCGCAGCTCCAGCATGAAGTACGGCGTCTGCACGCCCGCGCCCACGTGGCGCAGCAGCGTGGTGGCCAGGTCCTGGTCCACGTGGGTCAGCATCATGCCGTTCGTCCACACGGGGCTGGGCTTGTCCGGATCATTGTGGATGCGGGCAATCTGCGTCACGGGCAGCTCGCTCAGCATGTCCAGGTAGATGGGCGCCAGCGCACGCAGGGGCGCCGCCAGCTTCGCGCCCTCTTCCGTGGAGCCCGGGAAGGCGAAGCGCAGGTTGATGACCGTGCGGCCCTGCAGCGGGGGCGGGATGAAGTCGAACGGCGGGAAGCGCATCACGGCGATGCTCGTGGACACGCGCGCGTCCGCCTCCGACGTCCACTTCACCCAGCCGCGCAGCACGGCCTCGATGTGCTCTTCCGCGAAGAAGAGGCTGCCCGCGTAGAGCGAGCGCATCTCCACCAGCTTGAGCTTCACCTCCGTCACGATGCCGAAGCCGCCCTTGCCACCGCGCAGGGCCCAGAACAGGTCCGGGTGCTGCTCGGCGCTCGCCTCCACCGTCTCCCCGTCAGAGGTGACGAGCGTGTAGCTCACGACGTAGTCGGAGCTGACGCCGTGGCTGCGCACCAGGGGCCCCAGGCCGCCGCCCAGGAGGTAGCCCACCACGCCCACGTTCGTGGACGAGCCCGCGATGGGCGTCAGGCCGTGCTTCGCCGCCTCCTCGATGACCGGCTCCCAACGCGCGCCCGCGCCGATGGTGGCGATGCGCGTCGCGGGGTCGATGCTCACGTGGTTCAGCGCCTTCGTGGAGATGAGCACGCCGGAGGTGATGGACGCGTACGTCCCGTGCCCCGTGGCCAGCACCGACACGGGCAGCTGGTTCTCACGGGCGAAGCGGATGGCCTCCGCCACGTCCTTCGTGGACTTCACCGCCACCACGTACTGCGGCGAGTGCGTCACCAGCACGTTGAAGCCGGCGCTCTCCGGGGCATAGCCCGCGTCGTTGGGGGTATAGACGGTGCCGCTCACGCGGCTGGCGAGGGACTGGGTCATGGGGCGTTGCTCCTTCGTGTCAGCCAGCCCCTGCGGGCTGGGAGGGGGACTCGGGTGCGCTGAGGTACCGCGTCCAGGGAGTACGAGCGCGAAGCAGCATAAACCTGGAAGTCCGGTCCGTACACGGAAGCTCCGTGTGAAAACACGGCCCGGGTTCCAGCGGGCCGGCCTCCCGGTAGCTCTACAGCAGGCCGTGCTCCTCCAGCTTGTTGTAGAGCGTGCGCCGGCTCACCCCGAGCAGCCGCGCCGCCAGCGTGCGGTTGTCACCCGAGCGCTTCAGCGCG
This DNA window, taken from Corallococcus coralloides DSM 2259, encodes the following:
- a CDS encoding site-2 protease family protein, whose protein sequence is MGSFRGVPIRVHVSLLVALPLLALSFGGALQQAAETADVPPGALSGHPWAWGLAVAVGLFLSVLLHEMAHTLYALRHGGEVHGITLMIVGGVSELAEVPKRPRDEAVMALVGPLTSLGLAAFLGALTWLVHGLGMFQVQFALFTLAMLNAVLGGFNLLPAFPMDGGRIVRAALTPRLGLLRATRVAAGLGRMFAVLFGVWGLVTLNPFTLVVAFFVLMGAEGESRQVRMKALLERVNVEALMTPRMVGVDLDLSMQDAHWALRHEHVSMLPVTSAGRPVGRVTWAAAQAVPEAQRGGYVVRDAMEDGVVADLREDGWAALRRMAEARVPMAAVVDEEGLLAGTLDWNDIQRGMARAEEAERQRSGPGWPRERTA
- a CDS encoding DUF2381 family protein translates to MLSGLYDALNRERELREENERFKKEENSIDHAYATLLSNGEVGKTPFRRKRVFRLRHEDMDMVVELFKGPGKAAAVVTLRNTVLQEPWRFEAASVTRELSPTERPFALRMERPVIVPGQSGRIAVVVDRSSFELEGGQLADLALQIFRADGLLQVAVAMEHALVRQ
- a CDS encoding SAM-dependent methyltransferase, which translates into the protein MSNLLDLPRQALMDLRSRLRHLPLVSHLHRRHAPNSLSLSSPAPQDSVLADPQRVEMWRRAVERYVRPNQVVVDVKAGTGLRTFLAAHQNPRKLYAVDDSRLLDTTQWVARRNGLDRIDFVREPTWHFQPQEKADVLLHELLGDALLDAGLVPRMLDLRTRLLKPGGRILPNRFEVYVEPVQLREEACVPFIWTQHLPHVDFRCLQSLREAMSPSYFTRLVRSYEVDHLLCEPEPAFGFDLETMRAEGLPSRVRIQRPVEEDGRVDGFCLFYKVAFDAELAFDVSPMRERNTTAMTLLRVEPREFSRYDTLDFELELPNPSDPRTWRWQFT
- a CDS encoding wax ester/triacylglycerol synthase family O-acyltransferase — its product is MAGRERMASMDAAWLQMEEPANLMMITAVLWFDGAVDLERLRAVVRERLVERYPRFRQRVVPGPLGAPHWEDAPDFELEEHLSTLRVPESAGRAGLEALVGDWLGVPLERSRPLWHFHLVRGAQGGDVLLARLHHCIADGIALARVLLSLTDPVDAGADVARTAASGADAEAHAAGMQERAAEPGADAEAREARTSTPGELEARHEDSGSVTPSEAARRPGAPGWLRFARGARSALRKGAEMVREPILAGDLVREGAKGAAALGKLLVLPPDPRSPLRGPLSPRKLAAWSEPIELERVKAVGRTLGGTVNDVLLTAVTGALRRYLATRDAPLEDVHALVPVNLRPLDVPVPRELGNRFGVVFLRLPVHLAEPRRRLREVTKRMEHLKRSPEAVVTSGVLELLGRTPAALERAVVDVMGTKASLVATNVPGPRQPVSLAGSRLRGLTFWVPQAGHVGLGVSLFSYSGQVTVGVASDASRVPDPGAIVAAFQEELDSLATLAP
- a CDS encoding FAD-binding oxidoreductase, with protein sequence MTQSLASRVSGTVYTPNDAGYAPESAGFNVLVTHSPQYVVAVKSTKDVAEAIRFARENQLPVSVLATGHGTYASITSGVLISTKALNHVSIDPATRIATIGAGARWEPVIEEAAKHGLTPIAGSSTNVGVVGYLLGGGLGPLVRSHGVSSDYVVSYTLVTSDGETVEASAEQHPDLFWALRGGKGGFGIVTEVKLKLVEMRSLYAGSLFFAEEHIEAVLRGWVKWTSEADARVSTSIAVMRFPPFDFIPPPLQGRTVINLRFAFPGSTEEGAKLAAPLRALAPIYLDMLSELPVTQIARIHNDPDKPSPVWTNGMMLTHVDQDLATTLLRHVGAGVQTPYFMLELRHLGGASQKDVAGGSAVGGRGGNFIVGLVGMHPPLFETVLPGATEGLRAELKPWLSPEMSINFMGKVRDAQHFDSAWPDAIRAKLKDVRGKYDPHKVFAK